The following nucleotide sequence is from Bacteroidota bacterium.
GGGCTTTAGTACCGATCCCTGGGATTCCTATTCATGGTTTGCATCACTCGAACAGAAACTTTCCAAACCGATACGTTATTTCTTCCTGATGCATGGCGAAAAACCCTTTGATCCGAAAGTTTGCAGGAAAGGAAAAGCATTCCGCAAATTGGTTTCGGGAATTAATGACCACAATAAAGCAGGGCTGCATCCTTCTTATGTTTCGCACAAAAACTACCGGCTATTAAGCAAAGAGTATTACAATCTCTCTTTTCTGATGCATAATAAGCCCCGCCACAGTCGTCAGCACTTTTTAAAATTTAAGCTTCCGGCGAGTTATGAGCATCTTATAAAGCTAGGCATACTCGAAGAACACTCCATGGGCTATGCCAGCCAACCCGGTTTCAGAGCAGGAATAAGCAGGCCTTTTTATTGGTACAACCTGCCCGCCGAAAAGGAAAGCCATTTGCTTGTGGTTCCTTTTGTTGCCATGGACCGTACATTAAAGGATTACTTGGGCTTGTCTCCTGATGAAGCCTTTGAAAGCTTGTTATCGCTGTCCGGGAAAATAAAATCCATTGGCGGACAGTTTACCCTTCTCTGGCACAACGACAGTGCCTCCGGAGAGGGCGAGTGGGAAGGATGGAAGGAAGTGTTGGAAGGAATTATTGGACAAGCAGCTTAGTAATGTACTAACTAATGCAAAGATTCAAATGACAAATCTGAGTAATAATTAGTAAATTTGCGCTAATGCGCAATTTGGGTTAAACATATAAAAGTATGACTGATATTCAACTATATACAAAATTATCAGGGTTACCTTCAGATTTAAAATCTGAGGTTGCTGATTTTATCGATTTTTTAAACTTTAAGTCAAAAAAAGGTGACAGCAAAAATGCAATTAGAATATCGGGTAAGGCAAAAGGTCTTATAGCCATAAAAGATAATTTTGATGATCCAATTGAAGGATTTAGTGATTATTTAAAATGAACTTACTGATAGATACGCATGCATTGATTTGGTTCATTACCGACAATGCTAAATTACCTCATAAAACCAAGCAGATAATTGAAAACAAGGATATCATCTTTTATGTTAGCATTTAGAATTATCCTATAATTTGGGAAAAATAGCCATTAAACCACACAGCAATTCTCCTTTTATCCTCTCTAACTTTTTACTTTTTTTAAATCATGTTCATTTACTTCTTGTAAGAGTTGTAACTTTCGCTAATTGGCGAACAATCAATTGAAAACACAAACAAATGGTACGCTATTTAAAGCATCATGAAATTGACAAGGCCAAATGGGATACCTGCATCGAAAAGGCACCCAATGGACTGATTTATGCCTTGAGCTGGTACCTCGATATTGTATCGCCATATTGGGAGGGTTTGGTAAAAGGCGATTACGAAACAGTGATGCCTTTGCCGGTAAAAAGAAAACTAGGAATTAAATACATTGCACAGCCTATTTTTACTCAGCAACTAGGAATTTTTAGCAATTCAGATGATTTTTTCACACTTGAAGAAATCATTTATGTGTTGAAATCAAATTATTTTTTTGGTTTCCTGCAATTCAACGCTTTCTTTCAAAATTATTCTCAGAATAAAATAAAAGTTAGAGAGAATTTAATTCTTAAACTCAACAAACCATATTCCGAAATTTTTTCAGGTTTTAAACCGAATCATAAGCGAAATATTAAAAAAGCCCAAAAGTACAATTTGCAAATTGAACACGATATATCAATTCAGGTTCTAAAAGAATTTTATAGAAAAGTCGCATGGCCAGAAAAGTATAATCTGAAGGAAAAACATTATCAACTGCTACTAAGGTTGATTAATGGTGCATTAATTAATAGATCATGCGAAATAGTAGGTGCTTTTCATAAGGGGCAACTTCAAAGTATTGTTATCGGTTTATTGTTTAATAAACGGCTGACTTATCTTTTCCCAATAACAAGTGATCAAGGATATGATCTGGGCGTTCAGTTTTTTTTAGTCGATGAGCTTATTAAAATATATTCGGGTAAAGGAATTTGCATCGACTTTGAAGGTTCTTCAATAGAAGGTGTTGCCAGGTTTTATAAGGGGTTTGGGGCGGAGACTGAAAACTATTTTCAATTAAGGTTCAATAAAAATATTTTAGGAGAACTTATCTTACGAGCTATAAACTATTTTTCTTGATTGAATAGAATTGCGATTAATTTCTTCACATCTTTTTTTAAAAGTGCTAAAAAAACTACGCTGATAATAGTCAGTTGAATAGCAACATTCAGAACTACATGAATAGGAGCCAACCATTTATTTATCAGAATGTGAACTGATATTGATAACAGGCATGAAATAAGAAGTTTATAACATATAATTTTAAAGGGTTTATCAAAAACCGTAAGATTTGATTTTCGATACAGTAAAAAAGCTAGAATTAGGTATGCTAAAAAGGTTGTAGTTGCAGCCATTTTATAACCAAAGAGCCAGATGAGTAATAAATTTAGGAAAATATTAACCGTGGCAGCAAAAAGAGATGTAAACATTAAGGTTTTTAAATCGTTTTTAAATTTAATTTTTAAAACTGCAAAATAATTTAATCCAAGAATAAAGGAGCTTAAAAATATGAATGGCAATATTTGCCATGCTTCGCGAAAGCTATCTCCAAGCAAAAGAAAAACTATTTCTTTTGAGAAAATAGATAAGATAACTGTAACTGGAAGAAATATTATGAATGAAAGCCTGAAAAAACCACTCAATATTTCATCTGAAGAGTTAGGTCTTTTATCTAGAATTTCGGTAATAAATGGATTTATTGCTGAATTAAAAACCAAAAATATCGCTGCAATGGTAACCTGTCCTATATTATAGGTTTGATTATAAATTCCGATTTTATCATAAGGTTCGAATAACAAAATAATAAAACGGTCACTTGAAATCAATAGAAACAAGCCTAGATTATAAAATAAATTGGCTGCTCCATATTTGAGAAATCTTTTGCTATGCTTAATAGTATCTAAATTGATTACCAGGTTTTTGAGAGGAGTATTATAAAGTATTAGGGGTATTATGAAGAGTATATTTATAATTGATGGAGCAATAAAAAAAGCGTCAATTGTATAGGTGAATCTGAAAGTGAGTAACAACAATAATCCAAAAGACAAAATAGCCCTTAGACTGTTTACAATGTTATATAATCCAGCTTTTTTTTCGAGTCTTGCTGGCACAAACAGAGTCATAAAGAACTCATTGCTTATAGCATAAAAGAAACCTAATATTATTAGCCTTTTTAGAAATATATCCTTCACAAACAATAACCAAATGGTAGATGCACCCAGAATAATTATAGCTGAAATCAGAAATAAAAGAAAGAGGGTGGAATAATAAATATTTGAAATATTAGCTTTCTTGTATTTAAGAAAATATCTCCATGCATTATTGGTGATTCCTTGGAATGATATTGCGGAAATGTATGTAAAGCTTATATATATTAAAGAATAACTACTATATTCTTCTGGCGAAAATATTCGAGTGTAAATAGGAGATCGGACAAAAAGCGTTAACATTGGTAATGCCGTTCCGATCAGATACCAGATTAAATCAGTTGATATTTTTTTGTTTTGATTTAGCAATTTCGTTGATTAAATCAATAATAATTCAACCATTAAAAGGAATCTTAAAGAAGAAGTGTTGAATAAATGTGATACATTTTTTTTTCTGATATCTTCCAATTATAATGATTAATAGCAGCTTTATAAGCATTTTCTGATAATTCTGAATAGAGTTTTTTATCATTCAACAATTTAATTATTGCCGAAGATATATCCGAAGGGCTTTCAGGATTTACTATTATACCAGAATTGGAAGGGTCAACAAACTTTCTTATCGGAGGAAGATTACTGCCGATAACTGGCAATCCGCAAGCCATATATTCAAATTGTTTAATTGGAATATTTTTGAAATACTTAGGAATAGGAAGTAGGGTTACCATTCCAATGCGGCAACTTCTAATATATTCTGAAACTTTTTTATGATCAATTGCATCATGTAGAATTATATTTGATTCAAGTGATAGCTTCGAAATTTTATCCCTGATTATTTTGTCAAATATTTTATCGTGTATAGTACCTAGTATAAGTAAACTGATATCTTTCTTTAAACTCCTAGTCAATGATATTGCCTCAATCAATTCCAAAATTCCTCTTTGTTTGCTAATACTTCCAACATAGCATATGTCCCATTTTTTTTCTGGCTGGTCAGTAATAATTTCATCAATCTCAGCGAAATTATATATTAAATCAGTATTAGTATTATTTCGTAACCTATTGAATTTGTTAAATGTGGCATCATCAAAGGCTATTACATAATCGTATAGTGTCGATTTCTTAATTTCCCACTTTTCAATCAAAGTTGCATAGAAAAATCTTAAGATTTTGGCTAATCCTTTTCTTTGTGTATAATCCCGAATCATATCGGGATAATCCTCATGAATACAATAAATTAGCTTAGGTTTTTGGGGTAATTTTTTTATTTTTCTTATTATCGCATTAATCTTTAAATCATGTACTGTATATACCTGAGCATTAGTTTGCTTTATCTTTTTCAGCATTGTGTTGTAAGGCTTCTTGAAAAGGATAGTTTTAATTATTCTGTCGAAGAGAAAAATTTTGCTGTACTTCAACCTGGGTATCGATATAATTCTTATCCCTTCGTTTGAAATATAATCTTCTTCCTTGTCTGAAAACCCTATATGAATCAGGTTGAATCCGTATTTCTTTAACGAAACGGCCTCTTTCCAATAAATTCTGTCGTCAAACAAACCATGCATATCTGAAAGCATGCAAATTGTTTTCTCATTCGCTTTCATTTGCAGGTGCATACCTTATTGCAGATCTTCGTTTAATTTGTTTTTTCCACCCACTTCCACCACCTTCCCCTCTTCGCATTTAAGGGTTCTGGCCGGATACTTTTCGAAAAGGTTGTAGTTGTGGGTTGCCATCACTACGGCCCTGCCGGTATGTTGTATGGCAAAGAGTATCTGCATAATCTGGTCGGAGGTTTCGGGGTCGAGATTGCCGGTGGGCTCGTCGGCCAGTATCACTTCTGGGTCGTTGAGCAGGGCACGGGCAATCACCACCCTTTGTTGTTCACCGCCAGAGAGCTGGTGGGGCATTTTGTATCCTTTGTGCTGCAGGCCTACCTTATCAAGCACTTCTTCGATGCGCTTGTCAATCTCTTTTTTGTTTTTCCAGCCCGTGGCACCCAGCACAAACTTCAGGTTTTCGTGCACATTGCGGTCAATCAGCAACTGAAAATCCTGAAACACAATGCCCAGGTTCCGGCGTAGCTTTGGCACCTGGTTGTTTTTAAGCTTATGCAGATGATAACCTGCCACAAAGGCCTCGCCCTGCTTCAGGGGTATTTCGGCATTGATGGTTTTTATCAGGCTGGTTTTTCCACTTCCTACCTTGCCAATTAAATACACAAACTCGTTCTTTTTTACCTGAAAATTAACGTTGGTAAGCACCAGGTGATCTTCCTGGAAAATATTGGCTCCCTCGAAGCTGATAATGTGGTCGATTGACATGTTTCTTGTGTATTGTGTGTAGCTATTTTACAATTTTCCTTTATATAAGTCGTCAATTGGAAAAACCAATTCATAACTACCTATGAATAAACTATTGTCTCGGTAATTTTATATTTTGCCAGATGCCTGTAGATCTTTATGCTATTTCTAGTCCCGTCCTTTTTACTAAATCAATCAATGGAGAATCCTCATCGTTAATAAATCTTCTTTTTCCAACAAGATAAGGTTCAATTTTTGAATTTACTCTTCTCGTTAAACTCCAAATTTTTCCAGTCTGATAATCATCTTCGTTTTCAGTCAAAATCATAACATCAATGTCACTATCATCGGTGGCTGTATTTGATAAATAGCTACCAAACAAATACGCTTTATCGATGGTTATTCCTTCTGAACGCAAAACAAAAATATATTTTTTCAATATCTCTACAATCTCTCTTTTAACCATTTTAATAAGGTTTTTGTCTTTTCGAAATATTCATTTACTTTTAAAATATCTGGCAGTTCAGGGTTATAATCAGGATATCGTCCTTGTAACTGATACTTCATTAAAATCCCCAAAAATATTTCAGTTTCATTATCAAATTCCAAATTGGTTTTTTCTAAAAGGAAAAACAAGTTGTGCGACCTCGGGGCAAGCTCACCAGAAGTCTTAACAACATGAGCTTTAATAGCCTTCTCAATCACTAAATGAAAAAAATCAATCCATGCAAAATTCGTTTTTCTCGTATTAGCAATTCAGCAGTCAATAAATCATCATCAGCCCCCTTAGTCCAATAAACAATTTGTTTTTTTATATCAATCATTTTTTGTCCTTCAAAAACTCAAAGTTATTAAAAACAATCATTGATCAGATTCATTTTCATAATGTTTATATAATTACACTATGTTTAATAAAACTACAGTTAACCTCTTGATATATAGCACCTACAGGAAGATATAAAAGGGTAAATTGTGTTCGGACTGTATAGCGTTGCTTACCTTAATTAATTACCCTTTCAAAATTTGCATAGAGCAGTTTTAGTTGTTGCAGCTTGTAAAAGTAAAAAAACAAATGATAAACCAGCAGGTTGGGTGCATGATTACAAAGAGAAGAATCTTAACCGTTTATGTTTATTTAGACTTATTACAAATTACCCCCCCCCCATGCATATTTTTTAAAAATGTCTGCATATATTTACCCTGAGTGAATGCCGTTTTTAAAACCAATGGATTAACCAGAGAGAGTATGCGGGGTGGTTTAATTTCGCTTTCTTGATGGTTTAGGATTGATGTTTTAATAAACGGTTTTTTTATGCGCTACAGTAAAAGGTCTACGTTAGAAGCAAGAAGAATTATCAGGCAGGGTAATGCCAAACCTTTATTTTGGAGTATAACAGAACATGGTTGGATAGAAGTTAGGTGGAGTAGTATCACAAATAATATGGCTAATTATTTATCAACGGCAGATGCCGAATAAGCATATTGAGTAAACACAATTAAACCCTAAATACAATACTTATGAAAAAACTAGTACTTACAAAATGGATTGCCATAATTGGCTTAGTATTTCTTGCAGGAAAACAGTTAAATGCACAATGGATTTATAATACAGCACCTATTGTATATACAACACATTTTGGACCGGGCACACGCGTGGGAATTGGCACTTCTAGTCCAAACTCAAACACAACACTCGATGTACGTGGAATGGTTGGCGTTGGTAGACAGGGTTTAGGTGGAACTTATAATTCTACTGAGGTACAGGGTATCTGGTCCATTTCACCAACTTATTTGATTAGTACTACTTCTAACAATTTTGGAACCTTATATGGTATGGGGTATGCACACACCAACGCTGGTAGTGGAGCTAAAAAGCCAATTGCAAATTTTGGGCATCAGATTGTTTTTACCAGTAATGGTAACGTAAATGCTGCTATATCATTAGATAATGGACATGCTTATTTTAAAGGGAATGTAGGAATTGGCACAACAACTTTTGATTCGCAAAACAGATATAAATTGGAAGTAAATGGAAGTGCATTATTTTATACTGGTGCATATGTTAAGGGCAGCAACACTGAAGGTACAATGATAAGTGCAGTAAATAATGCACCGAATGTTCCGGCTGATCAAGATTTGTTTTGGGGGTGTTATGGTTGGGATGTACCACAGGCCAATAATCCTGGTCTTTTAGCACTTACGTCTGGTTCCAATTATAGGTTCATTGTAAAAAACAATGGTCAAGTGGGAATTAATTGTAATCCGGGAAATTCAACATATATGTTAACTGTAAATGGTAAAATACAGTGCGAAGAATTAAATGTTGTAACGGATGTACCTAATGCCGATTACGTTTTTGAAGAAGACTATAATTTACTTTCTCTTGAAAAAGTTGAAAGTTTTATTACAGAAAACAAACACCTGCCCGATGTGCCTAGTGCTGCAGAATTTAAAGAAAATGGCTATAGTGTTGGTACCATGGACGAAATCTTATTAAGGAAAGTGGAGGAGCTAACCCTTTACATTATAGAAATTAAAAAGGAGAACGAAAAACAGCAGTTGCTGATTGAAGAGTTGAGGAGTAAATAGAAAGGGAGTGGTTTACGTAGAAATAAAAAAAACTTATATGAAAAAATATGTCTTATTAATTATTCTTTGCGCTTCATTTTCCTATAATCAAGCTCAAAATATACGAAGTGTAACTCTAAAAGACGAAAACTTAGGAGGAATAAAAAAAATATTACCTATAGAAAATACTAAAGACAATATTATTGTTTTCGAGAAAATAACCAGTAAAACAAGCATTAAACAAGGAAGATTTGAAGGCATGGAAAAAGAAAGCATAATTCAAACTTTAATGTTGCCAAACGGTAATAAAATCTCACTTAAACAAAATGAAAAATTATTATCCTATTCTAATAGTAAAATAATAACTGAGGGTTACGATTTTGAAACCTTCGAAAAAAAGGTGACTTTTTATAAACTAAATGGGTCAAATCTTATTGAAGAAGCCAATTTTAAAATAAATCTGAGTGATTATAATATTCCAGTTCATGAGAACGAAAAGATTATATCATTTGAAAATTCTGATGGAACATTGTATTCAATATCTATTTACGATAAAGATTATAAAAGAAAAGTAATTGTCGATTTTGGTGAGCAGGGTATGACGAATTATGCTTTCAATTATAACAATCAAACTTTATGTTATGCAACACAATCTAATGGTAGTAAAACAATTACAATTACAAGTTATTCAATAATTAGTGAAACAAAAAAATATGTTAAAGAATATTATGTTGATGATTATGTACTATCCTCAATTAAATATGATAATGAATATATATTGGTCTACCTCTCTTCACAAATTAATGGCACTAGTCGATTAATATGTTATAAACAAGGAACACTATTATGGGAGAAAGATTTACCAAATAGAACAATAGACAATGTCGTACTTATAAATTCAAAGTATAACCAGGTTGTGGCTAATACTTTTAATGCACTTTTAGTAATTGATTTGCTTACAGGTAAATATATTGAACAAATCAATAATTTGGAATTAGTACCTAATAATCTGAAGGAAAGTTGGCAAAAATATAAAGTTGTGCCAAATATATCATTGATTAATGACAATGAGAGATTTTCTATAACCTATGAGGTTTCTGAGGATTCAGAAAAGGAATCACACATCGGTTCCTTAAGAATTTATAACTCAACAGATATAAAGGGTAACCCAATCTATTCGAATGACAATTGTGGTACGAATTCAAAATCTGTCATTGTTAAAGGAAATCTATTTTTAATAAATGATCTAACAATTAGTACATATGAATAAGCTATTAATAATTGTCTTTCTATATTCATTCTCACTTATAAATGCTCAAAGCTATGTTTGGCCTTTTGAGAGTGAAAATACACAAGCTCAAGTAGTCGGCACAATTGGTGAATATCGATATTCTTCATCTTCTGGAGCACATCGATATCATCGAGGAATTGATTTAACAAATGGGAATGATTTAAATGTTTATAGCATAAATACTGGTAATGTTAGTTTTGTAAATGGGGATGATGTTTGGGATGCTTGGACTTCATATGTATTAATAGGCGATTTAAAGTATATCCACACTAAACCAATTGATGGTATTAGACTTGGTATTATAACTCAAGTTAATTCAATAAATGAGCATATATCTGAAATGCTAACTGAAGGAATTGAGGAACATCTGCATCTTGAGGATAATTCAATAAATTTTCTAAATCAACATTTAACTCCTTATATCGATACTCAAGTACCAATAATTGAATATGCTGCCTTACCATATGGTTTTGCCATCTATCAAAACGGTATTATAAAAACGTCAACTGATTATGCTATAAAGGAATTTAATATTCGAAAAACAATCAATAGTGTTCTTTACTTAACGGTATATAATAAAATTGATATTGCTGCTCACATTAAAGATTACAGAGTTCTAAGTAATGGTGGCGGTACAACTGGACAAACTGCACCTTATAAAATGAAATATGAATTAAAACAAAATGGTGTTTTACTAACCGAGCAATCAATAACATTTAATCAAATACCCAACAATTCTACAGCTATTTATGCATTTCATCCACAATCTGTTAGTCCAGGAAGTCCATCGATACATATGTTAACATGTAGTCCATTTACAACACCTAACGATAGGTATTTGAATACAAATTTAAAAACAGGAACTACAGAAACCTGGCCTGCAAATGCAACACTCGATGCATTAAACATTACAGAGGCTGCCTATAAAGATGGGCTTTACGTTTTAGGGATAACAGGATATGATGTTGATTTTAATGATAGTCCCAATAATAGTATTTTTTTACCATGCAATCTATTAATAGACAATTATCTCCCCTATATCGAAAAAATAGTTGTTAAAAAGAATGATATCAATGGTGCTATAGTTTATGAGGGTCAGTGGACATGGAATGTGTCAGCGCTCATATTATCCACTTCTACACCAAATAGCATAGTAGAAGGTGAAGCTCTTTGGATAAAGATTTACACCAGTGAGCCAATGGCAAATGTTGAATTAAATGCATTTGGTATTACAACTAACAATGCTACTCCAGTAGCAAATACAAATAATAAAGAATGGACCTTTGGCATTGCTTCAAATTCTGTAACTACAGGCAGTAAAACTATTGCAATTACAAGCAATAGCAAAGATTTAGCTGGTAATGGACTTTGGGGGTTTGCTGCAGGAACTACAAGTGTTGCAGGTACTCAAATACCTAAGCATCAAAGTAATGGATCTTGGAGTCCTACTGCTACAACAAATAATGATAATGTTCATCAAATTATTGTTCAATCTGCTCAAACCGTTATGCCTTCAAATGTTCAGGCAACAACAACACTACCTGATAAAATTACAGTAACCTGGAATAGTGTTTCGGGTGCGACCCATTACAAAGTATTCAGAAATTCAGTTAATAATTCCGGCTCTGCAACTGATTTATCCGGTTGGATAACAACTACAACCTACAATGATTTATCTGCTACTGCAGGAAGTACATATTATTATTGGGTAAAAGCAGCAAAGTCTTCAAGTGGTAGTATGGAAAGTCCCTTTAGTGCATCAGCGACTGGTTTAGTATTTTCGCCATGCGGAGTTTCATTTACTTCTAATCAGGTTGGTTATAATAGTGGTTCGTATCAGGTTGAATTTGAATCAAGTGCAGTTGGAGATATTGTAAGCTGGCGATGGAGTTTTGGAGATGGAAACACCATTATTGAAACAGATCCAATCACTACGCACTATTACAATAATACAGGGAACTATACAGTAACATTAAATGCAATTAACAATGCAGGTGTTTCTTGCAATTCTTCTCACGTAATTAATGTTGCTGCAGGTGCTTCCGGCCCCATAACCGTTGTACTAGACGCAATACCAGGTGATAATATGGTAGGATTACAGAATAGTTTGATGGGTGAAATTCTTAATAACACAGGTGTGGGTCCCTTTACTTATGTATTCGGATTAGGTGATGGCCGAACAATAACAAAAATTAGTGATTTCAATACAGTTTGGACAGATCAGTTTACGTATAATAATATTGGTACTTATATGGCATCATTAACCGTTACAGATTCTGAAGGTGAAGTAGGCATTGCGCAGCAAGTTCCAATAACAATAGTTAATGAACCGATAAAATCCGAACCCCTTGAAAATATTGGTATAGAATTTATTGGCTGTACAATTATACCTGTTGGTGGCACAGTGTTTTTTGAACATACAACTTCGCCATCACACTTGGTTGGATATAATGAGTGGTATTGGGAATTTAACATCACTGGACCAGGATATGTTGATCAATTTAATTATTTCATACCTATAGTAAGTCATACATATAAGACAAAAGGAATAAAAACCGTTAGATACCTTGTTTGTAATAAAACAAGGGGTTGTCATGATGATGAAATTCAGTGGAGGTACCCAATTGTTGTCGACTGCAATGAAACCTTAACCCAAAGTACAATAAACAATGCTGTAAGAAGCAATTGGGACAATGTTAACCGCTATTGGACGGGGAACTTTGATTTAACTTCTCTTTCAGGTATACCCAGCTATAATAGTGCGAAAATTGAGTTAAAGGCATGTCATAGTGTAAGTTTAAAACCTGGGTTTAATTCGAAACCAACTGCTGGCAACTATTTAAGAATTAATGCAAACGATCCTTGTCTAACAGGCGGTAATATACCAATTCCAACTACCAAGGAGGCAGTAGAGGAGGTTATTCCTTCACCTATGGCAGACAGGCTTATGCAGAGTATAAAGGTTTATCCCAACCCATCGAATGGCCATTTTAATATCGAGTTTTCGAATGTAGAAGAAATAGCTCATTTCGAAATTTATAACTCTCTAGGTCAAAGGATTTACTCTCAAAGACCTGGTAATAGGATAGAAGTAGTTGATTTAAATGCCCAAGAGGGCTTATACATTATCAGAACCATAACCACCGACAATAGGGTAGAAAATTTTAAAATAGTAATTCAGAAATAATTAAAATTGAAGGGCGTCCAAAAAATGGATGCCCTTTTTTTATCTCTTCGGCTAATTTGAAAGCTTCCCCTAATTAGTAGCATTTAAAATTAAACTTTTTAAATTAATGTTTATGTCCTGTTGAAATGTGGGAAACTTTGTTGGGCCTTGTGGGCGGTGAAGTTTTCCATATTTCAATAGGAATGATACCGGAGTGTGGTACATCAGCGAACTATGGGGTCGCTCATTATTGTAAGACCATAGCCATGCATTTGAGATTAGTTGTGCCTGTCGGATGTTTTCAAATAGGTAACTATCCAGAACTTCTTCACGATAGCTTCTGTTGAATCGCTCTACATAACCATTTCTATGCGGTTTTCCTTTGGGAATAAACTTGAGTTTTATATTCTTATCGTTTGCCCAGTCTTCCATAGCCTGGGCGATAAATTCCGGCCCATTATCAACCCTTATGTGTTCGGGTTTGCCTCTCCAGTCGATTAATCGTTCCAGTTCCCTGATTACCCGCAGACT
It contains:
- a CDS encoding polysaccharide deacetylase family protein translates to MLTIYSPQTGPRLQYVCRLVFETILQQPYILTNQLSEAGSGTINYSSQSIEGAFRIEPSGLLEQTGIGNHELYPGELDGIKTLFHHGKGDLKFDIFSAVFYLCSRYEEYLPHEPDEHGRYRAEDSVAYRYGFLQEPVVELWVKHLAECLKVPFPLENFQFQLTVDVDQAWKYAHRGFLITSGALLRDFFTGRWNEITNRIKVCAGFSTDPWDSYSWFASLEQKLSKPIRYFFLMHGEKPFDPKVCRKGKAFRKLVSGINDHNKAGLHPSYVSHKNYRLLSKEYYNLSFLMHNKPRHSRQHFLKFKLPASYEHLIKLGILEEHSMGYASQPGFRAGISRPFYWYNLPAEKESHLLVVPFVAMDRTLKDYLGLSPDEAFESLLSLSGKIKSIGGQFTLLWHNDSASGEGEWEGWKEVLEGIIGQAA
- a CDS encoding DUF2281 domain-containing protein, giving the protein MTDIQLYTKLSGLPSDLKSEVADFIDFLNFKSKKGDSKNAIRISGKAKGLIAIKDNFDDPIEGFSDYLK
- a CDS encoding oligosaccharide flippase family protein, encoding MLNQNKKISTDLIWYLIGTALPMLTLFVRSPIYTRIFSPEEYSSYSLIYISFTYISAISFQGITNNAWRYFLKYKKANISNIYYSTLFLLFLISAIIILGASTIWLLFVKDIFLKRLIILGFFYAISNEFFMTLFVPARLEKKAGLYNIVNSLRAILSFGLLLLLTFRFTYTIDAFFIAPSIINILFIIPLILYNTPLKNLVINLDTIKHSKRFLKYGAANLFYNLGLFLLISSDRFIILLFEPYDKIGIYNQTYNIGQVTIAAIFLVFNSAINPFITEILDKRPNSSDEILSGFFRLSFIIFLPVTVILSIFSKEIVFLLLGDSFREAWQILPFIFLSSFILGLNYFAVLKIKFKNDLKTLMFTSLFAATVNIFLNLLLIWLFGYKMAATTTFLAYLILAFLLYRKSNLTVFDKPFKIICYKLLISCLLSISVHILINKWLAPIHVVLNVAIQLTIISVVFLALLKKDVKKLIAILFNQEK
- a CDS encoding glycosyltransferase family 4 protein — encoded protein: MKANEKTICMLSDMHGLFDDRIYWKEAVSLKKYGFNLIHIGFSDKEEDYISNEGIRIISIPRLKYSKIFLFDRIIKTILFKKPYNTMLKKIKQTNAQVYTVHDLKINAIIRKIKKLPQKPKLIYCIHEDYPDMIRDYTQRKGLAKILRFFYATLIEKWEIKKSTLYDYVIAFDDATFNKFNRLRNNTNTDLIYNFAEIDEIITDQPEKKWDICYVGSISKQRGILELIEAISLTRSLKKDISLLILGTIHDKIFDKIIRDKISKLSLESNIILHDAIDHKKVSEYIRSCRIGMVTLLPIPKYFKNIPIKQFEYMACGLPVIGSNLPPIRKFVDPSNSGIIVNPESPSDISSAIIKLLNDKKLYSELSENAYKAAINHYNWKISEKKMYHIYSTLLL
- a CDS encoding ATP-binding cassette domain-containing protein; translated protein: MSIDHIISFEGANIFQEDHLVLTNVNFQVKKNEFVYLIGKVGSGKTSLIKTINAEIPLKQGEAFVAGYHLHKLKNNQVPKLRRNLGIVFQDFQLLIDRNVHENLKFVLGATGWKNKKEIDKRIEEVLDKVGLQHKGYKMPHQLSGGEQQRVVIARALLNDPEVILADEPTGNLDPETSDQIMQILFAIQHTGRAVVMATHNYNLFEKYPARTLKCEEGKVVEVGGKNKLNEDLQ
- a CDS encoding nucleotidyltransferase domain-containing protein, producing MVKREIVEILKKYIFVLRSEGITIDKAYLFGSYLSNTATDDSDIDVMILTENEDDYQTGKIWSLTRRVNSKIEPYLVGKRRFINDEDSPLIDLVKRTGLEIA
- a CDS encoding HEPN domain-containing protein; the encoded protein is MIEKAIKAHVVKTSGELAPRSHNLFFLLEKTNLEFDNETEIFLGILMKYQLQGRYPDYNPELPDILKVNEYFEKTKTLLKWLKERL